The following coding sequences lie in one Prochlorococcus marinus XMU1419 genomic window:
- a CDS encoding fusion glycoprotein F0, translating to MKLKINRYLFSTIIAGLIFFLLPTTSYAEGMTNINKLFVVTQQKTIINYEKSQPSSIDNPVVDPNFNTMRSKDTESSTATYIVIGLLIAATIIPLATWWYFSK from the coding sequence ATGAAATTAAAAATTAATAGATATCTATTTTCTACAATCATTGCAGGTCTAATATTCTTCCTTCTTCCTACAACTTCATATGCAGAAGGAATGACCAATATAAATAAACTATTTGTTGTCACACAACAAAAAACTATTATAAATTACGAGAAAAGTCAGCCTTCCTCTATTGACAATCCTGTAGTGGATCCAAATTTTAACACTATGAGATCAAAAGATACTGAGAGTTCAACTGCTACTTATATTGTTATTGGTTTGTTAATTGCTGCCACAATTATTCCTTTAGCTACATGGTGGTATTTCTCTAAATAA
- a CDS encoding peroxiredoxin, producing MSLRVGQEAPDFSATAVYDQEFKEITLSGLRGKWVVLFFYPLDFTFVCPTEITAFSDRYQDFSELNTEILGVSVDSKHCHLAWIQTPRNEGGIGDINYPLVSDLKREICQAYNVLNDDGEADRGLFLINPEGVVMHTTVNKAPVGRNVDETLRILQGYQYVAANPDEVCPANWTPGEKTMLEDPKGSKEYFSAL from the coding sequence ATGAGCTTAAGAGTTGGCCAAGAAGCACCAGACTTTAGTGCTACAGCAGTATATGATCAAGAGTTTAAGGAGATTACACTTTCAGGTCTAAGAGGTAAATGGGTTGTTCTATTCTTTTACCCACTAGATTTTACATTTGTATGTCCAACTGAAATCACTGCATTTAGTGATAGATACCAAGATTTCTCGGAACTTAATACGGAAATACTTGGGGTATCAGTAGATAGCAAACACTGTCATTTGGCTTGGATACAAACCCCAAGAAATGAAGGTGGTATAGGTGATATTAACTATCCGTTAGTTTCTGACTTAAAAAGAGAAATTTGCCAGGCGTACAATGTTCTCAATGATGATGGAGAGGCTGATAGAGGTTTATTTCTTATCAATCCCGAAGGAGTAGTAATGCATACGACTGTTAACAAGGCTCCTGTAGGTAGAAATGTTGATGAAACGCTAAGGATTCTTCAAGGCTATCAATACGTTGCGGCAAACCCCGATGAAGTATGTCCAGCAAACTGGACCCCCGGGGAGAAAACAATGTTAGAGGACCCCAAAGGTAGTAAGGAATATTTTTCTGCGCTATAG
- the clpS gene encoding ATP-dependent Clp protease adapter ClpS produces MFNSLSTVLDPKKSKAKYPEARVIVLDDSFNTFQHVANCLLMIIPGMSEKKAWDLTIKVDKTGSAEVWRGNFEQAELYHEQLFSEGLTMAPIEKT; encoded by the coding sequence ATGTTTAATTCACTTAGTACAGTCTTAGATCCAAAGAAATCTAAAGCAAAATATCCAGAAGCAAGGGTAATAGTTCTTGATGATAGTTTTAATACTTTTCAACATGTCGCAAATTGTCTTCTTATGATAATCCCAGGCATGAGTGAAAAAAAGGCATGGGATCTAACCATCAAAGTTGACAAGACAGGTTCGGCGGAAGTTTGGCGAGGTAATTTTGAACAGGCAGAGCTATATCATGAGCAACTATTCAGCGAAGGATTAACAATGGCTCCAATTGAGAAAACTTAA
- a CDS encoding tRNA (cytidine(34)-2'-O)-methyltransferase has product MEVALFEPRIPQNTGNIARSCAAFNVSLNLIEPLGFKLEDKYLKRAGLDYWPLVTVNKYQNFDKFLTSKLSKRIISFSKKNGIYLKDFKFKQDDILLFGREDSGLPDCIIDKSDFLISIFMPNLQTGNNEQKGVRSLNLSVACGIAIYEAYKQINFQNGN; this is encoded by the coding sequence TTGGAAGTCGCTCTTTTTGAACCAAGAATTCCGCAGAATACTGGTAATATTGCCAGATCATGCGCTGCATTTAACGTATCTTTAAATCTTATAGAACCCTTAGGTTTTAAACTAGAAGATAAATATTTAAAAAGAGCAGGGTTAGACTACTGGCCCCTTGTAACTGTTAATAAGTACCAAAATTTTGATAAATTTTTAACTTCAAAATTATCAAAAAGAATTATTTCTTTCAGTAAAAAAAATGGGATTTATTTGAAAGATTTTAAATTTAAGCAGGATGATATTTTGCTCTTTGGGAGAGAAGATTCAGGATTACCAGATTGCATTATTGATAAAAGCGACTTTTTAATATCAATATTTATGCCGAATTTACAAACTGGAAACAATGAACAAAAAGGTGTTAGGAGTCTAAACCTTTCTGTCGCATGTGGAATTGCCATATATGAGGCTTACAAACAAATAAATTTTCAAAATGGTAATTAA
- the rpmF gene encoding 50S ribosomal protein L32: MAVPKKKKSKSKRNQRHAVWKGKAAIAAQKAISLGKSVLTGKAQGFVYPIDEEEEE; this comes from the coding sequence ATGGCTGTACCAAAGAAGAAAAAATCAAAAAGCAAAAGGAACCAAAGGCATGCTGTTTGGAAAGGAAAAGCAGCAATAGCAGCTCAAAAAGCTATATCTTTAGGTAAATCAGTTTTAACTGGCAAAGCTCAAGGATTTGTTTACCCTATTGATGAAGAAGAAGAAGAGTAG
- the ftsH gene encoding ATP-dependent zinc metalloprotease FtsH codes for MFRSKFSYSDSKSSYSDLLEDIETGKIESIFFYPRQREIDVLYKNGEKFKIPILYNDQLILEKATENKVDLTINNSRKEASAANSFASISLFLIFILAIVLILRSTSKLASRAFGFTKNQAKFVTIDDVETRFDDVAGVPEAAEELKEVITFLKEPKKLENLGAKVPKGVLLIGPPGTGKTLLAKAIAGESGVPFLSISASEFVELFVGVGASRVRDLFSKAKEKSPCIIFIDEIDSIGRQRGSGIGGGNDEREQTLNQLLTELDGFADNSGIIVLAATNRPDILDAALLRPGRFDRKIEVMLPDLDGRKKILSVHSLSKPLSSEVNLGYWASRTVGFSGADLANLMNESAIHCARDESKLISDLHIENALDKITIGLRSSLITSPNMKKIIAYNEVGRAIVSAVRNGIDSVDKITILPRSGSIGGYTKICPDEDVISSGLISKKLLFSKIEIALAGRAAETIVFGEGEITQCSINDISYATNIVREMVTKYGFSIIGPISMDSNNNEMYLGDGLFRRKPLIAENTSSRIDNEIINISKISLNNSIKILKKNRVLLDKLVDILLNQETIDKKVFKLTTSKLLKV; via the coding sequence GTGTTTAGATCAAAATTCTCATATTCAGATTCTAAATCGAGTTATTCGGATCTTCTAGAAGATATAGAGACGGGAAAAATAGAATCAATATTTTTCTATCCAAGGCAGAGAGAAATTGATGTTCTGTATAAAAATGGCGAAAAATTTAAAATACCTATCCTTTATAACGATCAATTAATCCTTGAAAAGGCTACTGAAAATAAGGTAGATCTAACTATTAACAATAGTAGAAAAGAAGCCTCAGCTGCTAATTCATTTGCTTCAATAAGTCTTTTCCTGATTTTTATATTAGCTATAGTCTTAATCTTGAGGAGTACATCAAAATTGGCTTCCAGAGCTTTTGGTTTTACCAAAAATCAAGCTAAATTTGTAACTATTGATGATGTAGAAACGAGATTCGATGATGTAGCTGGCGTCCCTGAAGCCGCTGAGGAATTAAAAGAGGTAATAACATTTTTGAAAGAACCAAAGAAATTAGAAAATCTTGGAGCAAAAGTCCCTAAGGGAGTTCTTCTAATAGGCCCACCAGGAACAGGTAAAACATTATTAGCTAAAGCAATCGCTGGTGAATCAGGAGTGCCTTTTCTCTCAATATCGGCATCAGAGTTTGTAGAACTTTTTGTTGGGGTTGGAGCAAGCCGAGTTCGTGATCTGTTCTCTAAGGCTAAGGAAAAATCTCCTTGTATCATTTTCATTGATGAAATTGATTCCATTGGTAGGCAAAGAGGGTCTGGGATCGGAGGTGGAAATGATGAAAGAGAACAAACCCTTAATCAGCTTCTAACTGAATTAGATGGTTTTGCTGATAATTCTGGGATTATTGTTTTAGCAGCAACAAATAGACCAGATATTTTGGATGCAGCATTATTAAGACCAGGTAGATTTGATAGGAAAATTGAAGTAATGCTTCCAGATTTAGATGGAAGAAAAAAAATTCTTTCAGTTCACTCACTTTCCAAACCACTTTCAAGCGAAGTTAACTTAGGATATTGGGCTTCTAGAACAGTTGGATTTTCGGGAGCAGATCTTGCAAACTTGATGAACGAGAGTGCCATTCACTGTGCAAGAGACGAATCTAAATTAATCAGTGATCTTCATATAGAAAATGCTCTTGATAAAATCACTATTGGCCTGAGAAGCTCATTAATAACTTCTCCTAATATGAAAAAAATTATTGCTTATAACGAAGTAGGTAGAGCAATTGTTTCTGCTGTGAGAAATGGAATTGATTCAGTTGATAAAATTACGATTTTACCTAGATCTGGATCTATAGGAGGTTATACAAAAATATGCCCTGACGAAGATGTAATTTCTAGTGGATTGATTTCTAAAAAATTATTATTTTCAAAAATTGAAATTGCTTTAGCTGGAAGAGCAGCAGAAACGATAGTTTTTGGTGAAGGTGAAATCACACAATGCTCAATAAATGATATCTCCTATGCGACAAATATCGTAAGGGAAATGGTTACAAAATATGGATTTTCAATTATTGGTCCAATTTCGATGGATTCTAATAATAATGAAATGTATTTAGGAGATGGGTTATTTAGAAGAAAGCCTCTCATAGCAGAAAATACCAGTTCTAGAATAGATAATGAAATCATAAATATTTCTAAAATTTCGTTAAATAATTCAATAAAAATATTGAAAAAAAATAGAGTCTTACTAGATAAATTAGTTGATATACTTTTAAATCAAGAAACTATAGATAAAAAAGTTTTTAAATTAACAACTTCTAAATTGTTGAAAGTTTGA
- a CDS encoding cofactor assembly of complex C subunit B, giving the protein MGFNGKSLILVGTILFFFQLANFFSIEIITPELERAQVLAAIASLIIILIGFLFKQFEPLAGIKANLKGENNFYYDKNMSDEVINELAWGSEAILTSTAAASILIHKEGENILKRGITSSNEFTPGETCLRSIKDMKLISLANTKFYPGRDEFVNFCPNIPSILIVPINKKSFILIGGWSPKCFTKSDEKWINNWSRKINNIFSKNNI; this is encoded by the coding sequence ATGGGATTTAATGGAAAATCTTTGATATTAGTCGGTACAATTCTCTTTTTTTTTCAGTTAGCAAATTTCTTTTCAATAGAAATAATTACACCTGAACTCGAAAGGGCACAAGTGCTAGCTGCAATAGCATCACTGATTATCATCTTGATAGGTTTCTTATTTAAACAATTTGAACCTTTAGCTGGTATAAAAGCTAATCTTAAAGGAGAAAATAACTTCTACTACGACAAAAATATGTCGGATGAAGTTATTAACGAACTTGCATGGGGTTCTGAAGCTATACTTACTTCTACTGCCGCAGCATCAATATTAATACATAAAGAAGGAGAAAACATATTAAAAAGAGGAATAACTTCAAGTAATGAGTTTACTCCTGGAGAAACTTGTCTTAGATCAATAAAAGATATGAAATTAATATCCTTAGCGAACACGAAGTTTTATCCTGGGAGAGATGAATTTGTTAACTTTTGTCCAAATATCCCATCTATTTTGATTGTACCTATAAATAAGAAATCTTTTATATTGATTGGAGGTTGGAGTCCAAAATGTTTTACTAAGTCGGACGAAAAATGGATAAATAATTGGTCAAGAAAAATTAATAATATTTTTTCAAAAAATAATATTTAA
- a CDS encoding bifunctional adenosylcobinamide kinase/adenosylcobinamide-phosphate guanylyltransferase has translation MNAEDLSFSDYSPHVIFITGGTKSGKSELAEYLAKEVKKLSYVALSEKNVDDRDWRDKIYLHQKRRPKDWKLIETTDLLNTLRQDEGPLLIDSIGGFVMESIEKEQNEWLTKMNLLISNLMKRKSITFIVGEQVGWSLVSEYKIGNTYIERIGELQKRITKISKDNWLAINGRAIKIDEISIEIPT, from the coding sequence ATGAATGCTGAGGATTTAAGTTTTAGTGATTATTCACCTCATGTAATTTTTATTACAGGTGGTACAAAGAGTGGCAAAAGTGAATTAGCAGAGTATCTGGCAAAGGAGGTAAAAAAATTATCATACGTAGCCTTATCTGAAAAAAATGTGGATGATAGAGATTGGCGAGATAAAATTTATTTACATCAAAAAAGAAGGCCAAAAGATTGGAAATTAATAGAAACAACAGATCTTTTAAATACATTGAGGCAAGACGAAGGTCCATTATTGATAGATTCGATTGGAGGATTCGTTATGGAAAGTATTGAAAAGGAACAAAATGAATGGTTAACAAAAATGAATTTACTTATTAGTAACTTAATGAAAAGAAAAAGTATAACTTTTATTGTTGGAGAACAAGTAGGTTGGAGTTTGGTCTCAGAATATAAAATTGGTAATACTTATATTGAAAGAATCGGCGAGCTTCAAAAAAGAATAACCAAAATATCAAAAGATAATTGGCTTGCAATAAACGGTAGAGCAATCAAAATAGATGAAATAAGTATTGAAATACCTACTTAA